One window of the Zea mays cultivar B73 chromosome 3, Zm-B73-REFERENCE-NAM-5.0, whole genome shotgun sequence genome contains the following:
- the LOC100281462 gene encoding uncharacterized protein LOC100281462: protein MERRRKAMWLYPKVVGFNPPERWGHSACFFEGFVYVFGGCCGGLHFGDVLKLNVETMAWSLVATTGQCPGTRDSHGAALVGHRMLVFGGTNGGRKVNDLHVLDLRTGEWTRPQCKGAPPPSPRESHTVTVVGGDRLVVFGGSGEGEGNYLCDVHVLDVPTMTWSSPEVRGGHAPAPRDSHSAVAVGRRLFVFGGDCGDRYHGDVDVLDVDTMAWSMFPVKGASPGVRAGHAAMSVGSKVYIIGGVGDKHYYSDVWVLDVTNRSWSQLEVCGQRPQGRFSHTAVAMNTDIAIYGGCGEDERPLNELLILQLGSEHPNGRYNISMCKVLSNHWSQEKRKFLRSEARDASVSNGEMAQKPREAETEQRNPFLRGLENGRVKRRRTGEARPKEAESEQEEHSLSLSQHSSPSQSDQEQTGAHKLPASANTSPSALQPFARLNGNGAQLRAAGPGGVSSRPLKADQLLRTIAPQHRREVQFLSSDHQPQPRGPPGPPHLIGAEVHGTVDGAFDSGYLVTAVVNGQLFRGVLFAPGPGVTAPRPAVHHQILTSSAVPPQQRPLLAHAIPVHARPVPLPQATGFVLPDCAHHARQGFPAKAVKSEPERGSSDLHDVVLTLGGPGGGK, encoded by the exons ATGGAGCGGCGGAGGAAGGCAATGTGGCTGTACCCCAAGGTCGTCGGCTTCAACCCGCCGGAGAGGTGGGGCCACTCCGCCTGCTTCTTCGAAGGCTTCGTCTACGTCTTCGGG GGATGCTGCGGCGGCCTGCACTTCGGCGACGTGCTGAAGCTGAACGTGGAGACCATGGCGTGGAGCCTTGTGGCCACGACGGGGCAGTGCCCGGGCACGCGGGACAGCCACGGCGCCGCGCTGGTGGGCCACCGGATGCTCGTCTTCGGGGGCACCAACGGCGGCAGGAAGGTGAACGACCTGCACGTGCTGGACCTGCGCACCGGGGAGTGGACGCGCCCGCAGTGCAAgggcgcgccgccgccgtcgccgcgggAGAGCCACACCGTCACCGTCGTCGGGGGCGACCGCCTCGTCGTCTTCGGCGGCAGCGGGGAGGGCGAGGGCAACTACCTCTGCGACGTGCACGTGCTGGACGTGCCCACCATGACGTGGTCCTCGCCCGAGGTCAGGGGCGGCCACGCGCCCGCGCCCAGGGACAGCCACAGCGCCGTGGCCGTCGGCCGCAGGCTCTTCGTCTTCGGCGGGGACTGCGGCGACCGGTACCACGGCGACGTGGACGTGCTCGACGTCGACACCATGGCGTGGTCAATG TTTCCGGTGAAGGGTGCATCGCCCGGCGTCAGAGCAGGTCATGCAGCTATGAGTGTTGGATCTAAG GTATATATTATCGGAGGCGTTGGCGACAAGCACTACTACAGCGATGTCTGGGTTCTTGATGTCACAAACCGCTCGTGGAGCCAACTTGAGGTGTGCGGGCAGCGACCGCAGGGGCGGTTTTCTCATACCGCAGTGGCCATGAATACTGACATCGCAATCTACGGAGG ATGTGGCGAAGATGAGCGTCCCCTGAATGAGCTTCTCATTCTGCAGTTGGGCTCTGAGCATCCAAACGGCCGCTACAACATTTCCATGTGCAAGGTTCTTAGCAACCACTGGAGCCAGGAGAAGAGGAAGTTTCTCAGATCAGAAGCT AGAGATGCAAGTGTGAGCAATGGGGAGATGGCTCAGAAACCCCGAGAAGCAGAAACGGAGCAAAGGAACCCGTTCCTGCGTGGCCTAG AGAATGGCCGCGTGAAGCGAAGGAGAACCGGTGAAGCTCGCCCGAAGGAGGCCGAGTCAGAGCAAGAGGAGCACTCGCTGTCCCTTTCCCAACATTCCTCGCCGTCGCAGTCGGATCAGGAGCAGACCGGAGCTCACAAGCTTCCGGCCTCGGCCAACACGTCGCCTTCAGCCCTGCAGCCGTTCGCTCGTCTCAACGGCAATGGCGCTCAGCTGAGGGCCGCCGGACCCGGAGGCGTCTCCTCGAGGCCTCTCAAGGCGGACCAGCTTCTCCGCACCATCGCGCCACAGCATCGGCGGGAGGTGCAGTTCCTTTCCTCCGACCATCAGCCGCAGCCCCGGGGGCCTCCCGGCCCACCACACCTT ATTGGCGCAGAGGTTCATGGGACAGTCGATGGAGCCTTTGATTCTGGGTACCTCGTGACCGCCGTCGTGAACGGGCAGCTCTTCAGAGGCGTTCTGTTTGCTCCG GGACCTGGGGTCACAGCTCCGAGGCCGGCGGTGCATCACCAGATCCTGACGAGCTCCGCCGTGCCTCCCCAGCAACGGCCGCTGCTGGCGCACGCCATCCCCGTCCACGCCCGGCCAGTGCCGCTGCCGCAGGCCACGGGCTTCGTGCTGCCGGACTGTGCCCACCACGCGCGGCAAGGGTTCCCGGCGAAGGCCGTCAAGTCCGAGCCGGAGCGAGGCAGCAGCGACCTGCACGATGTTGTGCTCACGCTGGGAGGGCCTGGAGGGGGCAAGTGA